The Nitrospinota bacterium region ACTCTCTCGTTTTTATTATCTTCCTTTTATAAATAATCTTAAAAATTTTTTAGGAGCAGAAAATGGGTGATACCGTTTATATTGATGGTTCCTATGGAGAGGGAGGAGGCCAGATATTAAGAACAAGCCTTTCTCTGGGAGCTATCCTGGGTAGAGAAGTAGAAATAAACAATATAAGGACAGGAAGGAAGGACCCTGGTTTATCTTCTCAACATCTTATAAGCGCCGAAGCAGTGGCAAAAATAACTGGCGGAGAATTGATAGGAGCTGAATTGGGTTCACAAAAGATTAGACTGATACCGAGAAATATAAAGAGCGGGGAGTATCTCTTTGATGTGGCTGAAAAGAGAGGAAGTGCTGGTTCTACAGGGATGGTCTTCCAGACCTTAGCTCCAATATTGGCCTTTGCCAAAAGAGAATCTATTGTGTGTATAAAAGGGGGAACACATACAAAGTGGAGTCCTCCCATAGATTACATAAGGGAAGTATTTTTACCTGTTGTTGAGAGGACGGGATTTATAGGTAAGATAGAAACCGTTGAGTGGGGATGGTATCCAAAAGGTGGGGGAAAGATAAAAGGGACAATATCCCCGATAAAAGAACTAAAATCTTTAGACTTGATTGAGAGAGGTTCACTTAAATCCTTAACTGGTCTTTCTGTTGTATCTAATTTATCCCTTTCTATTGTGGGAAGACAGAAAAACAGGGTAAAAATGCTACTAAAGGATAGAGGAATCGATATCAATATAAATATAATGAAATCTCCTTCTAAAGGTAAGGGAACATTTGTATTTATCCTCGCAGAATTTGAGAATAGTTTGGCAGGGTTTAGCTCTCTTGGAGAAAGGGGGAAGTCGGCAGAGAAAGTGGCAGATGAAGCAGTGGTTCAATTTTTGGCTTATTATGATTCCAAGGCTTGTATAGACCCTTATCTTTCAGACCAGCTTATACTTTATATGGTCCTTGCATCTGGTCGTTCTCAATTTACCTGTTCAAAAATAACACGTCACCTCTTAACAAATATAAGGACAATACAAAAGTTTTTACCAAAAGGTATTAAGGTGAATGGTAAGGAAGGAGAGAGAGGGAGTGTATCTGTAAAAGGGGTTGGATGGAAAGGAAAGAAAGAATGAATGAAAATCATCAAACAAGCCTTATTACATCAGATTTTTTGACAAAGGAAAGTGAGGAGAGTATCATTCTAAATACATAGAGGAACATAGAAGAGGAGAATATTGAAAATAAAGGTTGCGAATACTGCAGGGTTTTGTAAAGGTGTTAAGAGGGCTATGAATATCGTCTTGGATACAGCCAACAGGAAGAAAAAGAATATCTATACCTATGGTCCTTTGATACATAATCCCCAGGCAGTAGAACTTCTTGAATCGAAAAATGTGAAGATTGTAAATGAGATATCTGAAATTTCTTCAGGGACAGTTATCATCAGGACCCATGGAATCAGTCCCGAGATAAAAAAGGGAATTGAAGAATCTGGAGCAAATATCTGCGATGCGACATGTCCTGATGTCATGAAGGTTCAGTATCTCATAAAGAGATACTCAGAAAGAGGGTATTTCATCGTCATTGTAGGTGATAGAGGTCATCCAGAAGTGATCGCCCATCTTGGATTCAGCAACGGTAAAGGGATTGTGGTCGATTCTCTAGAAGAGTTGGATCAAATCCCTGAAAGGGAAAAGATATGCGTTGTGGTCCAAACCACATATAATCATGACAGATTTCAAGAGATTGCAAATATCATTCAGAAAAGATTTCCTCAATCAGAGATATATAACACCATATGTGATGCGACATTTAAGAGACAAAGAGAGGTGCGAGAGATATGTGAAGAGGTTGATTGCATGGTTATTGTAGGGGGGAGGAATAGTGGTAATACAATCAGACTTGTAAAAATAGCTGAATCAACAGGAACTCCCACCATTCATGTAGAGACCGAAGAGGAAATAGATGAGGAGAAATTATCACGATTTAATTTTATTGGGATCAGTGCAGGAGCATCTACACCTAACTGGTTGATTCAGAAGGTTATCGATCGAATTGAGGGTATTAAGGAAAGAAAAAAAGAAAAAACTCCTCTTTTAACAGATGGTTTGAAACTATTAGTCAGGGCCAATATATATGTTGCATTAGGGGCGGGATTTTTAACTTATGCCACTTCTCTCTTGCAGGGAATTAAACCAGTTTCAGAAACATTCTTCATCTCGAGCCTCTATGTATTTTCAATGCATGTATTAAATAGATTTACCGATAGAACAGCAGGGAGATTTAATGACCCCGCAAGAATAAAATTTTATGAGAGACATAGTAAAGTATTAATCATATCGGGTATTGTCTCCATAGCAATAAGTTTACTTATCGCTTCAAAACTCGGTTTCATTCCATTTATAATTTTGCTTGCCTCCTGCTTGTTGGGTATTTTTTACAGTATAAAGTTAATTCCCAAGGGTTGGAAGAAAATTAAATATAAAAGATTAAAGGATATCCCTGCCTCAAAGGATATCTTTATAGCCTTGGCTTGGTCTACGGTAACGGTTATTCTTCCCTTTATGGCAGACAAGAAAGGGGTTTTTTTACCTATGATTATCAGTTTTTTATTTGCCTTTTTTGTTGTCTTGATAAGAGCAATTATATTTGATTTAAGGGATATCCAAGGAGACAGAATCGTTGGTCGGGAAACGCTTCCCATTATAATAGGAGAGAATAAAGCAGAAAATATAATATTAGGATTGGGGGCTATAGTAGGATTTACTTTAATAATCTCAATATTTTTTCACTGGATCTCTTCCCTTGGATGGTTGTTCTGCATATCTATAATTTATATATTTTTCTATCTGTATCTTTATAAAAAAAGGATGTTTGCTCAAAGGCTTTCTTGGGAGACCATTAT contains the following coding sequences:
- the rtcA gene encoding RNA 3'-terminal phosphate cyclase codes for the protein MGDTVYIDGSYGEGGGQILRTSLSLGAILGREVEINNIRTGRKDPGLSSQHLISAEAVAKITGGELIGAELGSQKIRLIPRNIKSGEYLFDVAEKRGSAGSTGMVFQTLAPILAFAKRESIVCIKGGTHTKWSPPIDYIREVFLPVVERTGFIGKIETVEWGWYPKGGGKIKGTISPIKELKSLDLIERGSLKSLTGLSVVSNLSLSIVGRQKNRVKMLLKDRGIDININIMKSPSKGKGTFVFILAEFENSLAGFSSLGERGKSAEKVADEAVVQFLAYYDSKACIDPYLSDQLILYMVLASGRSQFTCSKITRHLLTNIRTIQKFLPKGIKVNGKEGERGSVSVKGVGWKGKKE
- the ispH gene encoding 4-hydroxy-3-methylbut-2-enyl diphosphate reductase: MKIKVANTAGFCKGVKRAMNIVLDTANRKKKNIYTYGPLIHNPQAVELLESKNVKIVNEISEISSGTVIIRTHGISPEIKKGIEESGANICDATCPDVMKVQYLIKRYSERGYFIVIVGDRGHPEVIAHLGFSNGKGIVVDSLEELDQIPEREKICVVVQTTYNHDRFQEIANIIQKRFPQSEIYNTICDATFKRQREVREICEEVDCMVIVGGRNSGNTIRLVKIAESTGTPTIHVETEEEIDEEKLSRFNFIGISAGASTPNWLIQKVIDRIEGIKERKKEKTPLLTDGLKLLVRANIYVALGAGFLTYATSLLQGIKPVSETFFISSLYVFSMHVLNRFTDRTAGRFNDPARIKFYERHSKVLIISGIVSIAISLLIASKLGFIPFIILLASCLLGIFYSIKLIPKGWKKIKYKRLKDIPASKDIFIALAWSTVTVILPFMADKKGVFLPMIISFLFAFFVVLIRAIIFDLRDIQGDRIVGRETLPIIIGENKAENIILGLGAIVGFTLIISIFFHWISSLGWLFCISIIYIFFYLYLYKKRMFAQRLSWETIIDGNFVLLGLVAFLWNSLYQSPFSLY